The region CATGCCGCCGCCGCCCGAATGATAGGAGGCGGGATCGAAGATGCGCTTCGGCGCGAAGCGGATCGGACCCATCAGCGACATCACCAGCGCATTTTCGCCCATCAGCGCCGGTTCCGGTGAAGCGTTCATATAGGCGGCGGCGAGCCGGCTGCGGTCACGAACCGAAAACGCCGTGTCGGCAATCCCGAGTGGTCTTGTCACCAGTTCGGCGACGGCCTCAGCCAACGGCACGCCGGTTTCCGCCTCGATGACGCCGCCGATAACATCCATGGCAAGGGAATATTGCCAGTCGCTGCCTGGCGCGAAACGCAAGGGCACACTGGCGATCCGCCTGAGATTTTCGGTGAGCGCCAGTCCCGACTGGTCGAGGCCGTCGGAAATACCGGCGCGGATATAGGGACCACCGTCCTCTTCTGAGAAACTGTAGCCGAGGCCTGATGTATGGGTCAGCAGATGGCGAATACGAATGGTCGCCTCGCTGCCGTCGGGCAGCTTTGGCCGGAATTCCGGCAGCCATCTGGTCACCGCGTCGTCAAGGTCGATTCTCGCCTGCTCGACGAGCCGCATCGCGGCGATGGTGACGATCGGCTTGGTGATGGAGGCAAGCCTGAAGATCGTATTCTCGCGCATTGCCAGGCCGTTTTCGCGGTCGGCGAGGCCGGCTGCGCGCCGGTGAATGATTTCTCCGTCGCGGGCGACGAGCACGACCGCTCCGACCAGCCGCCTGTCGTCGAGCGCATCTGCAATTGCCGCGTCGACGCCCGCGGAAAGCAAGGAATTCTTGTTGGCATGTGTCGTTTCGAGGGGAAGACTCATCAGATCAAACCTTCTATAATCACAATGACCATTCCTGAATTAGATAGATCAGGCGAAATTTCTAGAGTGATCGTTGTGAAAAATAGTCCAGAGATGAAAAATCCTTCCGCGCGCCGCCGCGGCCGCCCGCCAGCCTTCGATCGCGAGACGGTTCTCGCGGCCGCCCGCGAGACCTTCTGGGCGCATGGATACGAAGGCGCCTCGATCGCCGATCTCACGACCGCCATGGGCATCACGCCTCAAAGCCTCTATGCCGCCTTTCACTCGAAGGCCGATCTCTACCGCGCGGCGCTGGAGCAATATAGAGCGCTGGGCGCCGGAACCTTTTCCGCGCTCGGCGAGCCGATCGACACCGTCTCTGCCTTCGAACGGATATTGCGGGGCTCGGCGGCGATATTTTCGGCGCCGGAACATCCGAAAGGCTGCATGATTTCGACGGCTGCATTGAATTGCGCCAGCGAGAACGACACGATCGCCGACCATGTCGCGGCGCTGCGTCGTCGGTCGCTGGATACTTTTGCGGCAAGGATCGAGCGCGGCATCCGCGAGGGCGACATGAGCGCGGAAACGAATCCGCGTGCGTTGGCGCGATTCCTCGGCGCGATCGTTCAGGGCATGTCCGTGCAGGCAAGGGACGGCGCATCGCTTGAGGAATTGCTTGAGATCGCGACCCTCGCCATCGCAGAACTCGCCCGCCACCGCGTTTGAAAACGAAAGGCCCGGCGGTGCGAACGGCCGGGCCTTCCATCGCAAGAGTGAAGCGATCAGTCGTTAGCCGAAACCTTGACGCCGAGCACTTGCGGCAGCGTGTTCGGAGCGCCCATGGCAGCACCGACGATCGTCGGGAAAGGCACCGGCTTTTCAGGAGCGGCCTTGACGGTCAGGCTCTTCGGGTCGTCGAGGAAGGTGTTGACCGCAGCCGAAACGGCGTTCTGCAGTTCCGGGATGTTGAGCTGCGCCAGCATGATCGGCGTCATCGCCTTCAGCGAATCCGCCATCTGCTTACCCGACATGTTCTGCTGCGAGCCGGCATAATCAAGCGCGCGCTTGGTGATCGAGGCATCGTCGAAACGCACCTGCGCCGCCTCGAAGGAAAGCTGCTGCATCAGGCCGAGCATGGCGAGGCCGAGCGCCTGCTGCGACTGCTCCTTGTTCGGGTTGGTTTCGGATTCCTTCATCGCATCCTGCATCGATTTCATGAAGGCCATCGTGTAGCCCGAAATCTTGAAGCCGAGATTCAGCTTGCCGACATTGGTGAAGTCGAAGGCAAATTCCGAAATGTCAATCGTGCCGGGGGCGAGTTCCCAAGCGCCCTTCATGGTGATGTCGCCCTGGACGTGCTGCAGGGCGAGCTTTTCGATCGCATCCTTGCTCTGCGCATCCTCGGTCTTGGTGAGATCGGCCTTCATGCTTTTGAAGGCGCCGTCGAAATCGAAGCCGGATTCGTCTTCGCGCAGCGTCAGGTTCATGTTGCTTTCGAGCAGCGAGAACACTTCCGCACCGTCCTTGACCACCTTCACCGGGCCAATATGCGCGGTTTCGTAGAGCATCATGGTGTCGAGCGTGTCGCCGCCCGGCGTTGCCGGCACGGAGATGCCGGCGAGCGTCAGCTCTTGCGCCGTCACGGTGACGCCGTCCTGCGTCTTGTTAATGTCGGGGAAGGCCGCTTCTTCGATGTAATAGCCGCCGTCCTCGTCTTCTTCGACGCCGGAAAGGGTGATTTCGCCGATGGGCAGGCTTTCGCTGCCGGTCGGCTTGACGGTGACATTCTTCAACGTAACGGTCGTGCCGTCGATATCGACGCTTTCAGCCGCAATCGTCCCACCCTGGGCGGCATAGGCGGCATTGATCTTCTTCAAGAGATCGGTGCCGTCGAGAGCGAAAGCCGAGCCGGCGAGCGAGAAAAAGGCGGCGCCCGACAGCATCAGCCGCGTTGTCCGGTAAATGTTCATGGGGTGATTCCTCTGGTGGCGTGTGGCGGTTGGAAATCTGCAGTTACGCTACTACGGATTGGGCCTGCTTTATATTTGCGGACTTCTAAATTTCCGTTGAAGGGAACGGCAAACGAAGTCCAAATTGCGGCCGCACGTTTGTCTCATCCTTTGATGTCGGTGCCAAGACTTCATCCACAGCTGCAATGGCCTGGATTCCTTGCCCGCCAGCCTCTTCTGGGCTAGTCAGAACCTATGGGACAAGAGATTTTGCCGCCTTCCGGCGGAGACGACGACAACATCCAGCCGGTCGACCTCAAGGCGGCGCTCGAACAGCGCTATCTCGCCTATGCGCTGTCGACCATCATGCACCGCGCTCTGCCAGACGTGCGCGACGGGCTGAAGCCCGTCCATCGCCGCATCGTCTACGCGATGAACGAGATGGGGCTGAGGCCGACATCGGCCTTCAGGAAATGCGCAAAGATCGTCGGCGAGGTGATGGGTAATTACCATCCGCACGGCGATCAGTCGATCTATGACGCGCTTGCCCGTCTCGCCCAGGATTTCTCGCAGCGCTACACGCTGGTCAACGGCCAGGGCAATTTCGGCAATATCGACGGCGACAGCCCCGCCGCCATGCGTTACACCGAATCGAAGATGACGGCAGTCTCCGAACTGCTGCTCGAAGGCATTGATCAGGATGCCGTCGATTTCCGCGACACCTACGACGAATCGAATTCCGAGCCGACCGTCCTTCCCGGCGCCTTCCCGAACCTGCTCGCCAACGGCTCTTCCGGAATTGCCGTCGGCATGGCGACCTCGATCCCGTCGCACAATGCCCACGAGCTTTGCGACGCGGCGCTGCATCTGATCAAACATCCGGATGCGACGGTCGAAAAGCTCGTCGAGTTCATTCCCGGCCCGGATTTCCCCACGGGCGGCATCATCATCGACAGCCGCGACAGCATCATCGAGAGCTACCGCACCGGCCGCGGCGGTTTCCGCGTGCGGGCGAAATGGCAGACCGAGGATCTCGGCCGCGGCGGCTACCAGATTGTCATCACCGAAATTCCCTTCCAGGTGCAGAAGTCGCGGCTGATCGAAAAGATCGCCGAGTTGCTGATTGCCCGCAAGCTGCCGCTCCTGGAAGACATCCGCGACGAATCGGCCGAGGACATCCGTGTCGTCCTGGTGCCGAAGACCCGCAGCGTCGATCCGACGATCCTGATGGAATCGATGTTCAAGCTGACGGAGCTGGAAAGCCGCTTCCCGCTCAACATGAACGTGCTCTCCATGGGCCGCATCCCGCGGGTCATGGCGCTGAACGATGTGCTGAAGGAGTGGCTGGATCACCGCCGCGAGGTGCTGCAGCGCCGCTCGCGCTTCCGTCTGGCGGCGATCGAAAGGCGCCTCGAAATCCTCGGCGGCCTGCTGATCGCTTATCTCAACATCGACGAGGTGATCAGGATCATCCGCGAGGAGGATGAGCCGAAGCCGGTCATGGTGGCGCGGTGGGATCTCACCGACAATCAGGTCGAGGCGATTCTCAACATGCGGCTGCGCTCTCTGCGCAAGCTCGAAGAGTTCGAGATCCGCAAGGAGTTCGACGAACTCACCAAGGAAAAGGGCGAGATCGAAGCGCTGCTTGCCTCCGACGACAAGCAGTGGCAGACGGTCGCCTGGGAAATCGGCGAGGTGAAGAAGAAATTTGCCAAGGCGACCGAGGTCGGCCGCCGCCGCACCCAGTTTGCCGACGCACCAGAAGCCGATGAGCAAGCCATCCAGCAGGCGATGATCGAGAAGGAACCGATCACCGTCGTCATATCCGAAAAGGGCTGGATCCGCGCGCTGAAGGGCCATATCGCCGATACGGCGACGCTGACCTTCAAGGAGGGCGACGGCCTGAAGATAGCCTTCCCGGCGCAGACGACGGACAAGATCCTGATCGTCACGACAGGCGGCAAGGCCTTCACGCTTGGTGGCGACAAGCTGCCGGGCGGTCGCGGCCACGGCGAGCCGCTGCGCATCATGGTCGACATGGACAACGACCAGGCGGTGCTGACCGCTTTCGTGCACGATCCCTCGCGCAAGCAGCTGATCGTCTCCACAGCCGGCAACGGCTTCGTCGTTGCCGAGGCCGAGCTGCTCGCCAATACGCGCAAGGGCAAGCAGATCATGAACGTGGCGCTGCCCGAGGAGACGCAGCTGCTCGTGCCCGTCGGCGGCGATCATGTCGCCGTCGTCGGCGAAAACCGCAAGCTGCTGGTCTTCCCCTTGGCGCAGGTGCCGGAAATGTCGCGCGGCAAGGGCGTGCGTCTGCAGCGCTACAAGGATGGCGGCATCTCAGACGTCCGCTGCTTCGCGATATCGGACGGCCTCGTCTGGGAAGACAGCGCCGGCCGCACCTTCACGAAGAACAAGGACGAGCTTGCCGAATGGCTGTCCGACCGCGCCACCGCCGGCCGCACCGTGCCGAAGGGCTTTCCGCGCAGCGGCAAGTTCGCCGGCTAATGCATGTCCCCCGGACGTGTACAGCGGTTCCGGAACGACATCCATAAAAATTCCATGCTCGTCTCTTGGCGGGCGCTGGAACTTCTCTATCTCAACGCTGTTACCCAAAAGAAGAGAAGGCCGGTCCGTGGGCGGATGGAACGGCTATGGCACGCGCGCTTGGAGAAGGCGCGCGCCGTTACCGGAGGAAAATCGATGCCCGCCAGCACCATCAAATTGCATGTTTGCCACACCTATAGAGTGCCGCCTGCTGTCGTGTACGACGCCTGGCTCAACCCCGAAATCGCCCGCCGCTTCCTGTTTGCCACCGATGACGGTCACGTCATTCGCGCCGATATCGATCCGCATGTCGGCGGCCGTTTTTTCATCGTCGACCGCCGCCCGACCGGCGACGCCTTTCACCAGGGGGTCTTCCTGGAGCTGAAGCGCCCGCAGCGCATGGTCTTCAGCTTTTCCGTCGAGGACCACGACCACAATTGCGACCGCGTCGAAATCGACATCGAGCCGCTCGGCGGCGGCAGCCGACTGACGCTGACCCACGAAATGTGCGCCGAATGGGCCGAACATGAGGAGAAGACCCGGCAAGGTTGGGCGTACGTGGTCGAAGGGCTTGGCCGTGAGCTGGAGCAGCAGCAGATGAAGGCTACGGGTTGAGCGGCACGCTGAAGTCGCGAAGGAAGCGGGTCGCGTCAAGACGTTGAAGCGGCCCCGCTTTTCGATGAAATTTGAACCGCTTTATTCCGCCAGCTTTTTCAACGCGACCTTGTACTTGTCTACGAAATTTCGTGCCGCTTCCAGCTGACGAGGGAAATCCTCATTGACCGGCTTCATATTGATGCCGCCGTTTTGCAGCTTCACTTCCAGTGAATCACCCGTCTTCAATCCAAGACGGGCCAGAACTTCCTTAGGGATAATAATCCCCTCGGAATGACCGATCTTGCGGATTGTAACGTTCATCGCTTCGTCCTCTGTGTCAGAACGGAGTATCACATGGTGGTAAGCAGGCGACAACGCCTATTCCGCCAACGGCCTGCTGCTTCCCCGCGCCATCCAGAAACAATGCCCGGCGATCGCCGCCATCAGGATTCCGCCGCCGATGAGTGTCATCGTCGCCGGCGTTTCCGAAAAGATCAGCCAGACCCAGATCGGGGCGAGCACGGTTTCGAGCAGGTAGAACATGCCGACTTCAGGGGCGGAGAGGTAGCGCGGCCCGGTGGCAAGGCACCAGAAGGCGACAGGCATCACGATGGCGCCATTCAAGAGGATCCAGCCCGGATGGGCGATGGAAAGCCCTGACGGCAGAGCTTGCGCGAGACCGAGCGCGGCCGGCAGGATGGCGGCAAGCAGCGGCACGAAGCCCATTTCCCGGCGCGAAGCCCGCCCGATCGTGATGGCTGCGGCAAGAATAAGCGCGCTGAGAAGTGCCATGGCATCGCCGAAAAAATGCCCGCTGGATAGCCCTTCGCGCACGATCAGTCCGACGCCGAGAATCATGAAGAACATGGCGATCAGCGTTGCGGCCTGCGGTCTCTCCTTGAGGAAAATCCACGAAAGAAGCGCCCCGAACATCGGGTTGAAGGCGACGATGAAGACGACATTGGCCGTGGTCGTGTTGAAGATGGCCAGCACGAAGGTGAGGGAGGAGAGGCCGTAGAGCAGACCGGCGAACAAGCCGGGCCGCCCCGGGACGAGGATCGGCCATTTGCCAGAGGCCAGGCGCATCGCGCCAAGGATGACGAGCGTGGCGAGGACCGTGGCCGCGCTTCGCATCCCCAATACCGACCAGATGTCGCCACCGCCAAGACGGACGAGCGGAATATCCATGGAAAGCGCCAGCCCGCCGATCGCCGTCAGCAGCAGACCCTTCCGATGATCGGAAAGAGCGGTGGGGAACATTTAGTCGTGGGGACTCTCGGGCATGGATGAGGGATCGAAACGTTCCCAGCCGCGTGGGGTCAGATGCTCCTGCGGCTGGAAGCGTGTCTTGTAGTCCATTTTTCGCGACCCTTGAACCCAGTAACCGAGATAGACATGTGGCAGGCCGAGCGCCTTCGTACGCCTGACATGGTCGAGAATCATGAAGGTGCCGAGCGATCGCCGCTCGATATCGGGGTTGAAGTAGGAATAGACCATCGACAGCCCGTCGCTCATCGTGTCGGTCAGCGCAGCGGCAAGCAGCTCGCCCTTCGGTCGCTGCTCCAGCCCGGAGCCTTCTTCACGCCGGCGGTATTCGACGATTCGCGTGTTCACATGCGTGTCCTCGACCATGATCGCATAGTCGAGCACGGTCATGTCGGACATGCCACCCTGCTGGTGGCGATAATCGAGATAGCGGCGGAAAAGCGAATATTGCTCGCTGGAAGGCTGGGCCGTGAATTCGGTGGCGATGACGTCGGAATTGGCGGCAAGCACCCGCTTCATCGATTTCGTCGGCTCGAATTCCTGGGCGAGAATCCGTACGGAAACGCAGGCGCGACAGGATTCGCAGGCCGGGCGGTAGGCGATGTTCTGGGATCGGCGGAAACCGCCCTGGGTCAGGATGTCGTTCATCTCGGCGGCGCGCGGGCCCACCAGATGGGTGAACACCTTACGCTCCATCTCATGCGGCAGATACGGACACGCAGCCGGAGCCGTCAGATAAAACTGCGGGGATGGCGTTGTCTGCGTATTCATCTGTCGCGGAAATTTCCTTGTCGAGACTGTGCTGTTTCTTGACAGCATGACCTAAGAATAAAAAACGTCAACAGCGGGGCGGTTCTTGCCCTTCATTTCGGTCTTCTAATTTTAGATATGGAGCGTTGGCGCGCCCGGGCAAAGAGAAAGCGGAGACTTTATTTCGTCTCCGCTGAATGGCTTAGCCGTGGCCTCGGTCCAACGCTCAGGCGGTGCGAACCGTCGCCGTCCCGACCAGCAGGTCATGGATGAGACGGCTGCGCTCGGTGAACAGGCCGGCAAGCAGAATGAGCGGCGTCAGCACCGAGTTGAGGATCCAGAACAGCGCCAGATGCACGATCGCCGTCAGGAAGTCCATCGGCCGGCCGTCGACGCGCACGATGGCGATGCCCATCGCGCGCATGCCGAGCGAGGCCTGGCTCCGCCCGCCGACGGTCAGGCCGAAATAGATGCCGGCGACGATGACGAAGAGGGCAGGGTAGAGCAGGAAGCCGAGCCCGAGCGTGACGATCGACAGAAAGAACAGCACGATCCCGGCGGGGATGCAGAGCAGCAGCACGATAAGATAGTCGAGGATGAAGGCGAAGACACGGCGGCTCAACACGCCGCTATAGGCGCGCCAGTCCTCCGGTGCGGCATAAAGCGGATTGGGGTTGTAGCTCATCTCAATCTCCTGCGGAAAAGCGATGCCGCTGATATGGTATCGGCAGTGGGAAATACAATATTTCTTCCTAGATGCGGATGTTTCAGGCCGGATTGGCCTGAAACATCCGCATCTAAATCGAAGAAATAGAGCATGATGTCGCCCGAAAACCGCGTACACTTTTCGGCATCATGCTCGCAATCACCGCTTGGCGAGGATTTTCGCCACCTCGATCGCGAAATAGGTGAGGATGCCGTCGCATCCCGCCCGCTTGAACGACAGCAGCGTTTCGAGCATCGCCCGTTCGCCGTCGATCCAGCCGTTCATCGCCGCCGCCTTGATCTGCGAATATTCGCCGGAAACCTGGTAGGCGAAGGTCGGCAGGCCGAATGCCTCCTTCATCCGCCAGCAGATGTCGAGATAGGGCAGGCCGGGCTTGACCATCAGCATATCAGCGCCTTCCTCGACGTCGAGGGCCGCGTCGCGGATCGCCTCGGTGCCGTTGGCCGGGTCGATATAATAGGTCTTCTTGTCGCCCTTCAGCAGCCCGCCCGTCGAGATCGCCTCGCGATAGGGGCCGTAGAAGGCGGAGGCGAATTTCGTCGCATAGCTCATGATGCCGACGCCCTGGTGGCCGGCGGCATCGAGCGCCATGCGGATTGCGCCGATGCGTCCGTCCATCATCTCCGACGGTGCGATGATGTCGGCGCCGGCATCCGCCTGCATCACCGCGGCCCGCGCCACCTGATCGACCGTCTCGTCGTTGACGATCTCTCCGTGTCTCAAGATTCCGTCATGGCCATGGCTGGTGAAGGGATCGAGCGCGACGTCGGTGATAACACCGATATTGGGCACCGCCTTCTTGATCGCCGCCGTCGCCTGATTGATCAGATTGTTGGCTTCGAGGCTGTTCGAGCCGGTCTCGTCGCGCAGTTCCATTTCGATATTCGGAAAGGTGGCGAGCGCCGGAATGCCGAGGCTGGCCGCTTCGCGCGCCGCTTCGACGGCCTTGTCGATGCTCATGCGGTTGACGCCCGGCATGGCCGGGATCTGATCGACGATGCCGGAACCCGGCACGATGAAGATCGGCCAGATCAGGTCGTCGACCGTCAGCCGGTTTTCCTGCACCAGCCGGCGCGTCCAGTCTGCCTTGCGGTTGCGCCGCATGCGGCGATGGCCGGTGATGTCGTCGACGAGATGCGTCCTATCCTGCATGATATCTGCCCCTGGCCCATTCCATTTATCGGAGCGCTCATTATCATGACGCCTCGAAAATCCAAACCGGGCGATTGGCCGCGGCGGAAAAACCTCAGGCTTATAAACCCGCAATCATTTTTCTGCGTTACGCGCGAACGCGATATGATAGAGCGTCGTTGGTACGTCGTCAGATGTGCGGCGCTCTTTAACAAGCTGCAACCCCAAACCGATGTCTGCGCTATGGAAACCGATTCCCCGACGATACCGAAACGCACGCTGGCGGATATACTCTTCATTCTCTTCCTGAGGCTGGTCGCCGTTTCGTGCTTCTGGTTCGGCCTGCAATATTGGGCGATGCTCGTCGGCTATTCGCTGGTCGGCGCCGGCCGCTTCGATCTTTTGAGCCTGCCGTGGAAGGTGGCGAGCACCAGTCTTGCCGTGCTTTTTCCCGTCGCCTCCCTCGGCCTCTGGCTGACCGTCTCCTGGGGGCCGGTCATCTGGGTGCTGGCGGCCGGCGGGCAAATCCTGATGTATGGCCTGCTGCCGGATATTTTCGGCCCGAACAAGCTGATCATCCTGCTGCATCTGATCGTCGCCGTCGTCTACTGGATTTTCCGCCTGCTGCTCTGGCTGGAAAAGCGCCGTCATCGCCGCCAGGTAAGTGTTGATTTACCCTGAGACAACGTGGGGTTTCCAGTAAGGCTCCGTTAAGCCT is a window of Rhizobium sp. N324 DNA encoding:
- a CDS encoding DMT family transporter, which codes for MFPTALSDHRKGLLLTAIGGLALSMDIPLVRLGGGDIWSVLGMRSAATVLATLVILGAMRLASGKWPILVPGRPGLFAGLLYGLSSLTFVLAIFNTTTANVVFIVAFNPMFGALLSWIFLKERPQAATLIAMFFMILGVGLIVREGLSSGHFFGDAMALLSALILAAAITIGRASRREMGFVPLLAAILPAALGLAQALPSGLSIAHPGWILLNGAIVMPVAFWCLATGPRYLSAPEVGMFYLLETVLAPIWVWLIFSETPATMTLIGGGILMAAIAGHCFWMARGSSRPLAE
- a CDS encoding AbrB/MazE/SpoVT family DNA-binding domain-containing protein — protein: MNVTIRKIGHSEGIIIPKEVLARLGLKTGDSLEVKLQNGGINMKPVNEDFPRQLEAARNFVDKYKVALKKLAE
- a CDS encoding arginyltransferase, which gives rise to MNTQTTPSPQFYLTAPAACPYLPHEMERKVFTHLVGPRAAEMNDILTQGGFRRSQNIAYRPACESCRACVSVRILAQEFEPTKSMKRVLAANSDVIATEFTAQPSSEQYSLFRRYLDYRHQQGGMSDMTVLDYAIMVEDTHVNTRIVEYRRREEGSGLEQRPKGELLAAALTDTMSDGLSMVYSYFNPDIERRSLGTFMILDHVRRTKALGLPHVYLGYWVQGSRKMDYKTRFQPQEHLTPRGWERFDPSSMPESPHD
- a CDS encoding DUF6163 family protein, which codes for METDSPTIPKRTLADILFILFLRLVAVSCFWFGLQYWAMLVGYSLVGAGRFDLLSLPWKVASTSLAVLFPVASLGLWLTVSWGPVIWVLAAGGQILMYGLLPDIFGPNKLIILLHLIVAVVYWIFRLLLWLEKRRHRRQVSVDLP
- a CDS encoding RDD family protein, with translation MSYNPNPLYAAPEDWRAYSGVLSRRVFAFILDYLIVLLLCIPAGIVLFFLSIVTLGLGFLLYPALFVIVAGIYFGLTVGGRSQASLGMRAMGIAIVRVDGRPMDFLTAIVHLALFWILNSVLTPLILLAGLFTERSRLIHDLLVGTATVRTA
- the hemB gene encoding porphobilinogen synthase — protein: MQDRTHLVDDITGHRRMRRNRKADWTRRLVQENRLTVDDLIWPIFIVPGSGIVDQIPAMPGVNRMSIDKAVEAAREAASLGIPALATFPNIEMELRDETGSNSLEANNLINQATAAIKKAVPNIGVITDVALDPFTSHGHDGILRHGEIVNDETVDQVARAAVMQADAGADIIAPSEMMDGRIGAIRMALDAAGHQGVGIMSYATKFASAFYGPYREAISTGGLLKGDKKTYYIDPANGTEAIRDAALDVEEGADMLMVKPGLPYLDICWRMKEAFGLPTFAYQVSGEYSQIKAAAMNGWIDGERAMLETLLSFKRAGCDGILTYFAIEVAKILAKR
- a CDS encoding SRPBCC family protein — protein: MPASTIKLHVCHTYRVPPAVVYDAWLNPEIARRFLFATDDGHVIRADIDPHVGGRFFIVDRRPTGDAFHQGVFLELKRPQRMVFSFSVEDHDHNCDRVEIDIEPLGGGSRLTLTHEMCAEWAEHEEKTRQGWAYVVEGLGRELEQQQMKATG
- a CDS encoding TetR/AcrR family transcriptional regulator; the protein is MIVVKNSPEMKNPSARRRGRPPAFDRETVLAAARETFWAHGYEGASIADLTTAMGITPQSLYAAFHSKADLYRAALEQYRALGAGTFSALGEPIDTVSAFERILRGSAAIFSAPEHPKGCMISTAALNCASENDTIADHVAALRRRSLDTFAARIERGIREGDMSAETNPRALARFLGAIVQGMSVQARDGASLEELLEIATLAIAELARHRV
- the parC gene encoding DNA topoisomerase IV subunit A → MGQEILPPSGGDDDNIQPVDLKAALEQRYLAYALSTIMHRALPDVRDGLKPVHRRIVYAMNEMGLRPTSAFRKCAKIVGEVMGNYHPHGDQSIYDALARLAQDFSQRYTLVNGQGNFGNIDGDSPAAMRYTESKMTAVSELLLEGIDQDAVDFRDTYDESNSEPTVLPGAFPNLLANGSSGIAVGMATSIPSHNAHELCDAALHLIKHPDATVEKLVEFIPGPDFPTGGIIIDSRDSIIESYRTGRGGFRVRAKWQTEDLGRGGYQIVITEIPFQVQKSRLIEKIAELLIARKLPLLEDIRDESAEDIRVVLVPKTRSVDPTILMESMFKLTELESRFPLNMNVLSMGRIPRVMALNDVLKEWLDHRREVLQRRSRFRLAAIERRLEILGGLLIAYLNIDEVIRIIREEDEPKPVMVARWDLTDNQVEAILNMRLRSLRKLEEFEIRKEFDELTKEKGEIEALLASDDKQWQTVAWEIGEVKKKFAKATEVGRRRTQFADAPEADEQAIQQAMIEKEPITVVISEKGWIRALKGHIADTATLTFKEGDGLKIAFPAQTTDKILIVTTGGKAFTLGGDKLPGGRGHGEPLRIMVDMDNDQAVLTAFVHDPSRKQLIVSTAGNGFVVAEAELLANTRKGKQIMNVALPEETQLLVPVGGDHVAVVGENRKLLVFPLAQVPEMSRGKGVRLQRYKDGGISDVRCFAISDGLVWEDSAGRTFTKNKDELAEWLSDRATAGRTVPKGFPRSGKFAG
- a CDS encoding serine hydrolase domain-containing protein, translating into MSLPLETTHANKNSLLSAGVDAAIADALDDRRLVGAVVLVARDGEIIHRRAAGLADRENGLAMRENTIFRLASITKPIVTIAAMRLVEQARIDLDDAVTRWLPEFRPKLPDGSEATIRIRHLLTHTSGLGYSFSEEDGGPYIRAGISDGLDQSGLALTENLRRIASVPLRFAPGSDWQYSLAMDVIGGVIEAETGVPLAEAVAELVTRPLGIADTAFSVRDRSRLAAAYMNASPEPALMGENALVMSLMGPIRFAPKRIFDPASYHSGGGGMAGTAGDVLAVLETIRRGGAPLLSSDTVAMMMTDQAGGHRQRYEPGSGFGFGWSVITDPAEAGVPFPKGTVKWGGVYGHSWFIDPVNGITVVALTNTTLEGMWGKFTVDLREAIYAAL